The following coding sequences lie in one Heyndrickxia oleronia genomic window:
- a CDS encoding DUF418 domain-containing protein produces MNSIEQTRRIDALDYLRGFALIGIILVNILALLSVQMPEPHTANAAYQKWLYVFVETRFFSIFSFLFGVGFYIFLSRAISKGKNGYVLFIRRIIALFIFGCIHHIFQPGEALAVYAICGLLVMPFYKVKKEINLIVGLVLLITFAILSMKELMSFPYILLGLAAGQYRIFEKLSEQKRLINKFTFVMFLLSIVGLTYQYMQSPLRPFYGMILEGTDDLNVIQTNKFLKIGIMIGPIVSAFYVGLVIILVRVGMIAKLLSPIKNLGRMALSNYIMQTTFILLANVVLHLNNKITYLETLYLCLIILVLQLIYSTIWLRFFKFGPLEWIWRMVTYLKRMPLRKVN; encoded by the coding sequence ATGAATTCAATTGAACAGACAAGAAGGATCGATGCCCTAGATTATTTGAGAGGATTCGCTTTAATTGGAATTATTTTAGTCAATATTTTAGCATTATTGTCAGTGCAAATGCCTGAACCACATACGGCGAATGCTGCCTATCAAAAATGGCTCTATGTATTTGTGGAAACTCGCTTTTTCTCTATCTTTTCCTTTTTATTTGGGGTTGGCTTTTATATTTTTCTATCAAGAGCGATCTCCAAAGGGAAAAATGGCTATGTGCTATTTATACGAAGAATCATCGCATTATTCATTTTTGGATGCATTCATCATATATTTCAGCCGGGAGAAGCGTTAGCTGTCTATGCCATTTGTGGTCTTCTAGTGATGCCATTTTATAAGGTGAAAAAAGAAATAAATCTGATTGTTGGATTGGTTTTATTAATTACTTTTGCCATTTTATCGATGAAAGAACTTATGAGCTTCCCATACATTTTATTGGGACTTGCTGCGGGACAATATCGTATCTTTGAGAAACTTTCTGAACAAAAGCGTTTAATTAACAAGTTTACGTTCGTCATGTTTCTGTTAAGTATAGTCGGTCTAACCTATCAATACATGCAGAGTCCATTGCGTCCTTTTTATGGCATGATATTAGAAGGAACTGATGACCTAAATGTCATTCAGACGAATAAATTTCTCAAAATTGGAATTATGATTGGACCCATTGTGTCCGCTTTTTATGTTGGATTAGTCATTATTCTTGTTAGGGTAGGAATGATAGCTAAACTATTGTCACCCATCAAAAATTTAGGACGCATGGCATTGTCCAATTATATTATGCAAACTACTTTCATATTGTTGGCTAATGTAGTCTTGCATTTAAATAATAAGATTACTTATTTAGAAACTCTTTATCTATGTTTAATCATTCTTGTTTTGCAGCTAATATATAGTACGATTTGGCTTCGTTTCTTTAAGTTTGGTCCACTCGAATGGATATGGAGAATGGTGACTTATTTAAAGAGAATGCCGTTACGAAAAGTGAATTAA
- a CDS encoding glycerophosphodiester phosphodiesterase, which yields MFKKIVLTLTSFLVILTFIYTFASQKAESVSTTTIETIPKKTATSKIESTVKNKTGHSFKQTPKILAHRGANDRFNENTITAQKIAADDGVDALEMDLRMTKDGSLIIMHDQTINRTTNGKKKVSELTLDELKAYQTIGRYNGETTTEDIPTLREMIEAFTDTEHYYIETRLVNGELKMEEPLIDLLNEYHLISKGLVTIQSFSPQSLEKIQRLAPNVPLTLLFGKGKFDLEKALTAPYPIIGIESKDVTLSIVNEIHQAGKEVHVYFTNKKTEKNEQARVKAFHVDGYFTDDINYTKQLLGQWTGSIVPF from the coding sequence ATGTTTAAAAAAATCGTACTCACTTTAACTAGTTTTCTTGTAATTTTAACCTTTATCTATACTTTTGCTAGCCAAAAAGCGGAGTCTGTATCAACTACGACTATAGAAACCATACCGAAAAAAACAGCAACATCCAAGATAGAATCAACCGTAAAAAATAAAACAGGGCACAGCTTTAAACAGACTCCAAAAATTCTCGCCCATCGAGGAGCAAATGACCGATTTAATGAAAATACAATAACCGCTCAAAAAATAGCTGCCGATGATGGTGTGGATGCATTAGAAATGGATCTACGCATGACTAAAGATGGTTCACTAATCATCATGCATGATCAAACGATTAATCGTACAACGAATGGAAAGAAGAAAGTTTCAGAACTAACTTTAGATGAATTAAAAGCTTATCAAACAATTGGACGATACAACGGGGAAACGACAACAGAAGATATCCCCACGCTTAGGGAAATGATTGAAGCTTTTACAGATACCGAACATTATTATATTGAAACAAGATTAGTCAATGGGGAATTAAAAATGGAGGAACCCTTAATTGACCTGCTAAATGAATATCATCTTATTTCTAAAGGATTAGTCACCATTCAATCCTTTTCACCGCAAAGCTTAGAAAAAATACAGAGATTAGCACCTAATGTTCCTTTAACCTTACTTTTCGGAAAAGGTAAATTTGATTTGGAAAAGGCACTGACTGCTCCTTACCCGATCATAGGGATTGAATCAAAAGATGTCACTTTAAGTATTGTCAACGAGATCCATCAAGCCGGAAAAGAAGTTCATGTGTATTTTACAAATAAAAAAACGGAAAAGAATGAGCAGGCACGAGTAAAAGCTTTTCATGTTGATGGTTATTTCACTGATGACATAAATTATACGAAACAACTTTTGGGACAATGGACCGGATCCATTGTCCCATTTTGA
- a CDS encoding glycerophosphodiester phosphodiesterase: protein MTKVYGHRGCKGTYPENTLLGFRQAIKHGVDGIELDIHMTKDGEIVVIHDEKLDRTTDGAGYIKDLTLEEIKQFSAGNQFTHLPNYQEELWSQERVPTLKEVLELLAPYPIDLNIEFKTYMFEYEGIESKVHSIVSQFGGQRKVIYSSFYLPTILKMKKINPEATIALLIHNDGLLNQPNYLQNLPLSALNIAKDIVLSDSNLVKNLSYPICVWTVNKEEEIKQLLEQNVETIISDFPEKVLHSRNERKLYV, encoded by the coding sequence ATGACAAAGGTTTATGGACACCGAGGCTGCAAGGGAACCTATCCTGAAAATACATTACTTGGATTCCGGCAAGCGATTAAGCATGGAGTTGACGGCATTGAACTAGATATTCATATGACAAAAGATGGAGAAATCGTCGTCATCCATGATGAAAAGCTCGATCGAACGACTGATGGAGCAGGCTATATTAAAGATTTAACATTAGAAGAAATTAAACAATTTAGTGCTGGAAATCAGTTTACTCATTTACCTAACTATCAAGAGGAACTATGGTCACAAGAACGCGTACCAACATTAAAGGAAGTGCTTGAATTATTAGCCCCCTATCCAATCGATCTAAATATCGAATTTAAAACGTATATGTTTGAATACGAAGGAATCGAAAGTAAAGTACATTCCATCGTAAGCCAATTCGGTGGACAGCGCAAAGTTATTTACTCATCCTTTTATTTACCGACGATCTTAAAAATGAAAAAAATCAATCCAGAAGCCACAATTGCCCTCCTAATACATAATGATGGATTGCTAAATCAACCAAACTATCTACAAAACTTACCATTATCAGCATTGAATATAGCAAAGGATATAGTTTTATCCGATTCGAATTTAGTAAAAAACTTAAGCTATCCAATATGTGTTTGGACGGTGAATAAAGAAGAAGAAATCAAGCAGCTTTTAGAGCAAAACGTCGAAACCATTATTTCCGATTTTCCTGAAAAAGTCTTACATTCTAGAAATGAGAGAAAGCTATATGTTTAA